One Algibacter sp. L3A6 genomic region harbors:
- a CDS encoding glycoside hydrolase family 13 protein: protein MNYVNINKWHSTFLVVSFFVLNTSCKQNSDASVLEVNAVSNIEIKNEVERVEPMHWWVGFKNTELQLLVKHPNISAATPKISYKGVSIKKVNKADSPNYLFIDLDISKETKAGQFNIVFKFKDGNELTQTYQLKTRETPAEDFVGFESSDAVYLITPDRFANGDTSNDIDETLNEKTINRDDNYARHGGDIKGITQRLDYISDMGFTAIWPCPLLTNNMANSSYHGYAMTDFYQIDPRFGTLDDYRELADKSKERGIKLIMDQVANHCGSEHWWMKDLPFKDWLNYQENFENEGELKTSNHRRTSNQDIYASKIDKEEMTNGWFVSAMPDLNQRNPFMAKYIIQNSIWWVETVGLGGIRQDTYPYPDKAFMSEWAGSIMTEYPNFSIVGEEWSTNPLLIGYWQDGANNRDGYDSNLKSPMDFAMQDAIVKALNEEETWDQGLVKMYEGLANDFYYASPKNLMVFPDNHDMSRIFTQLKGDNPNTKIALSYILVMPRIPQIYYGTEILMNDFQKPGDHGLIRTDFPGGWKNDAVNAFTGTGLSDAQRDMQLYLKKLLNFRKSSRAIHNGETLHFAPFKGTYVLFRTLNDEVVVHIINKNNTPITLDLARYAEVGLKGKTLKNIITNETFVWKDSIILKEKGSLVYTTKL from the coding sequence ATGAATTATGTAAATATTAATAAATGGCATTCTACATTTTTAGTGGTTTCTTTTTTTGTTTTAAATACATCGTGTAAACAAAATAGTGATGCTTCTGTTTTAGAAGTAAATGCGGTATCTAATATTGAAATTAAAAATGAAGTTGAACGGGTTGAACCAATGCATTGGTGGGTAGGTTTTAAAAATACCGAGTTGCAATTGTTGGTTAAACATCCAAATATTTCAGCTGCTACTCCAAAAATATCATATAAAGGTGTTTCAATTAAAAAAGTAAATAAAGCCGATAGTCCAAACTATCTTTTTATCGATTTAGATATTTCAAAAGAAACCAAAGCAGGGCAATTTAATATTGTTTTTAAGTTTAAAGACGGGAATGAATTAACTCAAACTTATCAATTAAAAACTCGTGAAACTCCAGCTGAAGATTTTGTTGGTTTTGAGAGTAGTGATGCGGTTTATTTAATAACGCCAGATCGCTTTGCAAATGGTGATACAAGCAATGATATTGATGAAACGCTAAACGAGAAAACAATTAACAGAGATGATAATTATGCGCGCCACGGTGGCGATATAAAAGGCATAACGCAGCGTTTAGATTACATAAGCGATATGGGTTTTACGGCAATTTGGCCTTGTCCGTTACTTACTAATAATATGGCAAACTCGTCGTATCACGGTTATGCAATGACCGATTTTTATCAAATAGATCCACGATTTGGGACCTTAGACGATTATCGAGAATTGGCTGATAAAAGTAAGGAACGAGGTATAAAATTAATAATGGATCAAGTTGCTAATCACTGCGGAAGCGAACATTGGTGGATGAAAGATTTACCTTTTAAAGATTGGCTTAACTATCAAGAAAATTTTGAAAATGAAGGAGAATTAAAAACATCCAATCATAGGCGTACTAGTAACCAAGATATCTACGCTTCTAAAATTGATAAAGAAGAAATGACGAATGGTTGGTTTGTATCCGCTATGCCAGATCTTAATCAGCGTAATCCATTTATGGCAAAATACATTATTCAAAATAGTATTTGGTGGGTAGAAACAGTTGGTTTGGGTGGTATTCGTCAAGATACTTATCCTTATCCAGACAAAGCGTTTATGAGTGAGTGGGCTGGAAGTATTATGACGGAATATCCTAATTTTTCAATAGTTGGCGAAGAGTGGAGTACAAACCCATTACTTATTGGTTATTGGCAAGATGGTGCTAATAATCGTGATGGATACGATTCTAATTTAAAATCACCAATGGATTTTGCTATGCAGGATGCTATTGTGAAGGCTTTAAATGAAGAAGAAACCTGGGATCAAGGTTTAGTAAAAATGTATGAAGGTTTAGCGAACGATTTTTATTACGCGTCACCTAAAAATTTAATGGTGTTTCCGGATAATCATGATATGAGCCGCATTTTTACACAGCTTAAAGGCGATAATCCAAACACAAAAATAGCACTGAGTTATATTTTAGTCATGCCTAGAATTCCGCAAATTTATTACGGTACCGAGATTTTAATGAATGATTTCCAAAAGCCTGGCGATCATGGGTTAATCCGTACCGATTTTCCAGGTGGTTGGAAAAACGATGCCGTGAATGCATTTACTGGGACAGGTTTAAGTGACGCACAAAGAGATATGCAATTGTATTTAAAAAAGTTGCTTAATTTCAGAAAGAGCAGCAGAGCAATACATAATGGAGAAACACTGCATTTCGCGCCTTTTAAAGGAACTTATGTTTTGTTTAGAACGCTTAATGATGAGGTTGTTGTGCATATTATAAATAAAAACAACACACCAATAACATTAGATTTAGCTCGCTATGCAGAAGTGGGCTTAAAAGGTAAAACCTTAAAAAATATTATCACTAACGAAACATTTGTTTGGAAAGATAGTATAATTTTAAAAGAAAAAGGAAGTCTTGTTTATACCACAAAATTATAA
- a CDS encoding alpha/beta hydrolase — MKFSIIVISVLLFVSCKEMAKSDGFVKEELITNPMIRTLENTQLAGGALLRMDSLASKYITPRPVDVWLPENYSEDKKYAVLYMHDGQNLFDSTTTWNQQEWKVDEWGLKLVEEDIIKDFIVVGIHNIPEIRWQDLFPEKAINYLSEADKKAIISEAKSRHFSLKFKGDNYLKFLVEELKPLIDSQFSVYTNQENTVVSGSSMGGLMSIYALCEYPSVFGGAACLSTHWEGAQPKENNPIALAILDYMEANLPNPESHRIYLDYGTETLDAYYPKFTPEINRILKARGYTSDNSANLEFKGADHSENSWNKRLDIPLTFLLKK; from the coding sequence ATGAAGTTTAGCATTATTGTAATTTCGGTTTTACTATTTGTTTCCTGTAAAGAAATGGCAAAATCCGATGGTTTTGTTAAAGAAGAACTAATTACCAATCCCATGATTAGAACCTTAGAAAACACACAGTTAGCTGGTGGCGCATTGCTTAGAATGGATAGTTTGGCTTCAAAATATATTACACCACGACCTGTAGATGTTTGGTTACCCGAAAACTATTCAGAAGATAAAAAATACGCTGTACTTTACATGCACGATGGTCAAAATTTATTCGATTCTACAACCACATGGAACCAACAAGAATGGAAAGTAGACGAGTGGGGGTTAAAATTAGTAGAGGAAGATATTATCAAAGATTTTATAGTTGTTGGGATTCATAATATTCCAGAAATTCGTTGGCAAGATTTGTTTCCTGAAAAAGCAATCAATTATTTATCAGAAGCAGATAAGAAAGCGATAATAAGTGAGGCTAAATCTCGACATTTTAGTTTGAAATTTAAAGGTGACAATTATTTAAAATTTTTAGTTGAAGAACTAAAACCATTAATAGATTCTCAATTTTCAGTATATACAAACCAAGAGAATACAGTAGTTTCAGGCTCGAGTATGGGAGGTCTTATGAGTATTTATGCGTTGTGTGAGTATCCTAGTGTTTTTGGTGGAGCAGCTTGTTTGTCTACCCATTGGGAAGGTGCTCAGCCAAAAGAAAACAATCCTATAGCTCTGGCTATTCTAGATTATATGGAAGCTAATTTGCCTAATCCGGAATCTCACCGAATATATTTAGATTATGGAACAGAGACATTAGATGCCTATTACCCTAAGTTTACACCCGAAATAAATAGAATTTTGAAAGCCCGTGGTTATACTAGTGATAATTCGGCGAATTTAGAGTTTAAAGGAGCTGATCACTCAGAGAACTCATGGAATAAACGTTTAGATATTCCGTTAACTTTTTTATTGAAAAAATAA
- a CDS encoding alpha-amylase family glycosyl hydrolase, which produces MKAIKHIIFVFLLLVMSCKNEEKMDGETMEPQGVVTSGKQVVYQVFTRLFGNTNTNNKPWGTIEENGVGKFNDFTDKALSEIKKLGVTHIWYTGVPHHDVITDYTAYGINNDDPDVVKGRAGSPYAVKDYYNVNPDLAVNVENRLEEFQALIKRAHAAGLKVIIDIVPNHVARNYKSISKPEGVQDFGETDNKTVVYDVNNNFYYNPKENFEVPNWEHHYVPLGGRSTELVDGVFLEFPAKWTGNGTSASRPNMNDWYETVKVNYGISPEGVKGFDELPNGFENETYKKHFEFWQDKTVPNSWVKFRDIALYWLGFGVDGFRYDMAEMVPVEFWSFMNSSIKMKNPEAFLLAEVYNPSLYRDYIKKGKMDYLYDKVQFYDTLKHVVQGYGKTDHIPPILDNLADIEHHMLHFLENHDEQRLASPDFAGNAEKGRPAMVVSATSTTAPTMIYFGQEVGEDASENPGFGNPTRTSIFDYVGVPAHQRWVNNKQFDGGQLTDSERELRDFYKRLLNFTIHSSALMGDYGDIHQYNREHTENYTDKVFSFVRWSTSEKLIVISNFDAENSFEVQLKIPENILKLLDLEDGTYPVKDQLYNKFLSKLIIENRTGSIEIKLKPLESFILKME; this is translated from the coding sequence ATGAAAGCTATAAAACACATCATATTTGTATTTTTATTACTCGTAATGAGTTGTAAAAATGAAGAAAAAATGGATGGTGAGACCATGGAGCCACAGGGTGTTGTAACGAGTGGAAAACAAGTGGTTTATCAAGTGTTTACGCGTTTGTTTGGTAATACAAACACCAATAATAAACCTTGGGGAACTATTGAAGAAAATGGAGTTGGTAAGTTTAATGATTTTACTGATAAAGCTTTATCTGAAATTAAAAAGTTAGGTGTTACTCACATTTGGTATACAGGTGTGCCACATCATGATGTAATTACCGATTATACGGCATATGGTATTAATAACGACGATCCCGATGTTGTAAAAGGAAGAGCCGGTTCGCCATACGCTGTTAAGGATTATTATAATGTTAATCCGGATTTAGCTGTAAATGTAGAAAATAGATTAGAGGAATTTCAAGCTTTAATTAAGCGCGCGCACGCTGCAGGTTTAAAGGTGATTATCGATATTGTGCCTAACCATGTCGCTAGAAATTATAAAAGCATTTCTAAGCCAGAAGGTGTGCAAGATTTTGGGGAAACCGATAATAAAACAGTAGTTTACGATGTAAATAATAATTTTTATTATAACCCAAAGGAAAACTTTGAAGTACCTAATTGGGAACATCATTATGTGCCTTTAGGTGGCCGCAGTACGGAATTGGTAGATGGTGTGTTTTTAGAGTTTCCTGCAAAATGGACCGGTAACGGAACGAGTGCATCCAGACCAAATATGAATGATTGGTACGAGACCGTAAAAGTTAATTATGGTATTTCGCCAGAAGGTGTAAAAGGTTTTGATGAATTGCCTAATGGTTTCGAGAATGAAACATACAAAAAACACTTTGAGTTTTGGCAAGATAAAACGGTGCCAAACTCGTGGGTGAAATTTAGAGATATTGCCTTGTATTGGTTAGGTTTCGGAGTCGATGGATTCCGTTATGATATGGCCGAAATGGTACCTGTGGAATTTTGGAGTTTTATGAATTCGTCTATAAAAATGAAAAATCCTGAGGCGTTTTTATTGGCTGAGGTTTATAACCCGAGTTTATATCGCGATTATATTAAAAAGGGAAAAATGGATTATCTGTATGATAAAGTACAGTTCTATGATACCTTAAAACATGTAGTACAGGGTTATGGCAAAACAGATCATATTCCGCCAATTTTGGATAATTTGGCAGATATTGAGCATCATATGCTTCACTTTTTAGAAAATCATGATGAGCAACGTTTGGCGAGTCCGGATTTTGCTGGTAATGCTGAAAAGGGACGACCTGCTATGGTTGTTTCGGCAACATCAACAACAGCACCAACTATGATTTATTTTGGGCAGGAAGTTGGTGAAGATGCTTCTGAAAATCCTGGTTTTGGGAATCCTACGCGAACATCTATTTTTGATTATGTTGGTGTACCTGCACATCAACGTTGGGTAAATAATAAGCAATTTGATGGCGGACAGTTAACAGATTCCGAAAGGGAATTAAGAGATTTTTATAAACGTCTTTTAAATTTTACTATACATAGCTCTGCATTAATGGGTGATTATGGCGATATTCATCAATATAACCGTGAGCATACCGAAAACTATACCGATAAAGTCTTCTCTTTTGTGCGTTGGAGTACTTCTGAAAAGCTTATTGTGATTTCAAACTTCGATGCTGAAAATAGTTTTGAAGTTCAATTAAAAATTCCGGAGAATATACTGAAGCTTTTGGATTTAGAAGACGGAACATATCCGGTAAAGGATCAGTTGTACAATAAGTTTTTATCAAAATTAATAATTGAAAACAGAACCGGTTCTATCGAAATTAAATTAAAACCGCTAGAGTCTTTCATATTAAAAATGGAATAA
- a CDS encoding alpha-amylase family glycosyl hydrolase, with the protein MKHILASIIVLFILTSCNKTVKMEAVKPKEKASFVWEGANVYFLLTDRFNNGDTSNDVNFERTEQAGKLRGFEGGDIRGVTQKIKDGYFSDLGINAIWMTPIVEQIHGGTDEGTGLTYGYHGYWTRDWTAIDPNFGTKADLHELVETAHKNGIRILLDAVINHTGPVTDKDPVWPEDWVRTGPQCSYDNYEHTVACTLVKNLPDLKTENNNAVALPPLLTQKWKDEGRYDEEIAELDAFFERTGHPRAPRFYIMKWLTDYITEFGIDGYRVDTVKHTEEYVWQEYKAECDYAFAEYKKRNPEKVLDDNRFYLVGEVYNYCISNGKAFDFGDRKVNYFDKAFEALINFEAKWNLAQRPMEDVFKRYSNVLNGDLKGYGVLNYLSSHDDGQPFDAKREKCFETATKLLLCPGVSQVYYGDELARPLVVDGTVGDATLRSFMNWNDYENNTETQPVLQHWQKLGQFRANHPAIGAGVHNMISETPYLFTRSFEKGDFKEVVMVGLNYPEGEKTIDVSGVFSNGAKIRDAYSGSLSQVVNGEISINSSNTIVLLEQI; encoded by the coding sequence ATGAAACATATTCTTGCCAGCATTATAGTCCTATTTATTTTAACAAGTTGCAATAAAACTGTAAAAATGGAAGCTGTTAAACCCAAAGAAAAAGCATCGTTTGTATGGGAAGGTGCAAACGTTTATTTTTTACTTACCGACCGTTTTAATAACGGAGATACTAGTAATGATGTTAATTTTGAAAGGACGGAACAAGCGGGTAAGCTGCGTGGTTTTGAAGGTGGAGATATAAGGGGTGTTACTCAAAAAATTAAGGATGGGTATTTTAGCGATTTGGGTATTAATGCCATCTGGATGACGCCTATTGTTGAGCAAATTCATGGTGGTACAGATGAGGGTACGGGTTTAACTTATGGATATCATGGATATTGGACGCGTGATTGGACGGCTATAGATCCTAATTTTGGAACTAAAGCAGATTTGCATGAATTGGTTGAAACAGCTCATAAGAATGGGATTCGTATTCTATTGGATGCTGTAATAAATCATACAGGTCCTGTAACAGATAAAGATCCAGTTTGGCCAGAAGATTGGGTGCGTACAGGTCCACAATGCAGTTATGATAATTACGAACATACGGTGGCTTGCACACTTGTGAAGAACTTACCAGACCTTAAAACTGAAAATAATAATGCCGTTGCTTTGCCGCCGTTACTAACCCAAAAATGGAAAGATGAAGGGCGTTATGATGAAGAAATAGCCGAGTTAGATGCGTTCTTTGAGCGCACAGGTCACCCAAGAGCGCCACGATTCTATATCATGAAATGGCTCACCGATTATATTACCGAATTTGGTATCGATGGTTACCGTGTAGATACTGTAAAACATACCGAGGAATATGTTTGGCAAGAATATAAAGCTGAGTGCGATTATGCTTTTGCAGAATATAAAAAGAGAAATCCAGAAAAAGTATTAGACGATAATAGGTTTTATTTGGTGGGTGAGGTTTATAATTATTGTATTTCTAATGGGAAAGCATTTGATTTTGGTGACAGAAAAGTAAATTATTTTGATAAGGCTTTTGAAGCTTTAATTAATTTTGAGGCCAAATGGAATCTAGCACAAAGACCAATGGAAGATGTTTTTAAACGTTATTCTAATGTGTTGAATGGCGACTTAAAGGGGTATGGCGTTTTAAACTATTTAAGCTCGCATGATGATGGTCAACCGTTTGATGCTAAACGCGAAAAGTGTTTTGAAACTGCAACTAAATTATTATTGTGCCCGGGTGTATCGCAGGTTTATTATGGCGATGAGTTGGCGAGACCGCTTGTTGTTGATGGTACTGTTGGCGACGCTACGCTACGTTCTTTTATGAATTGGAACGATTATGAAAACAATACAGAAACGCAACCTGTTTTGCAACATTGGCAGAAATTGGGGCAATTTAGAGCTAATCATCCTGCTATTGGTGCAGGTGTTCATAACATGATATCAGAGACGCCTTATTTGTTTACTCGTAGTTTTGAAAAAGGCGATTTTAAAGAGGTTGTTATGGTAGGTTTAAACTATCCAGAAGGAGAAAAAACTATTGATGTTTCGGGTGTTTTTTCAAATGGCGCTAAAATTCGTGACGCGTATTCGGGTAGTTTATCTCAAGTTGTTAATGGGGAGATTTCTATTAATTCGAGTAATACTATTGTGCTTTTAGAGCAGATTTAG
- a CDS encoding triple tyrosine motif-containing protein → MGKVISQEFPPIQTYTPEDYGGENQNWSISQSLDRYIYVANNKGLLEFNGAKWNLYHSPKETIIRSVKVIDSLVYTGSFRGFGSWKRDSLGLLKYTSLSEALKVEFLEDEEVWNILRLEDWILFQSLDRIHIYDQVKKTYSIVNSKSKISKLFKVGKRLYFQNVNKGLYQIENGVDVLVSSDVVLQENLIVNIFKQNDELLVLTQDHGFFKYSNGELEPWTIPSEHVLNGVSVFSGIQLQDQSFVLGTISNGLIHLTNEGHVKYSITQSNGLSNNTVLSLFEDEDQNIWLGLDNGINCINSKSPYLQYFDNDGMIGSVYASKVYKGMLYLGSNQGLFCKPVNSIDKFEFVPKTQGQVWCLDIVDDKLFCGHNSGTYLVEGKQVEKISNAQGTWQIKTVPDRKDLLIQGNYNGFNILEKVDGKWTFRNKIEGFDISSRYFEFVDSQHILVSHEYKGVFKVEVDSELSRALSFKKDELVEKGLTSSFVKFNDELLYTTKNGVFKYHNTSNAFKKDTLLSRLIHFDSYSSGKLIPDLETNKLWSLSTTGLDYLTASKLTGEQKIETIIFPSEVRKDIIGFENITHIDDEQFLIGSATGYFIFDLNKIESYPSKISINQVEVSSSKDENTFRFVDLNSSQSFLNNDNNLKFSYSIPQYLKIQKPEYQYKLEGFYDTWSNWSSSGEVLFENLPYGDYTFVVNGRVGKSLTQNSASYTFRIERPFFLSNRALLGYVLLIMLFSFFMHMVYQRYYKKQRERLLIKKTREFEVKELENNQKLMRFKNDKLREDIEAKNRELGMSTMNLIKKNEFLNSLKKELTGVEDGKALKHVIKIIDKNINNTDDWNLFQEAFNNADKDFLKKIKQLHPSLTANDLRLCAYLRLNLSSKEIAPLLNISPRSVEVKRYRLRKKMELAHETSLTNYILEL, encoded by the coding sequence GTGGGTAAGGTAATTTCGCAAGAATTTCCACCAATACAAACTTATACGCCCGAAGATTATGGTGGGGAAAACCAAAACTGGTCTATTTCTCAATCTTTAGATCGATATATTTATGTTGCCAATAATAAAGGGTTGTTGGAATTTAATGGTGCTAAATGGAATTTGTATCACTCACCAAAAGAAACCATTATCCGGTCGGTAAAAGTTATAGACTCTCTTGTTTATACAGGTAGCTTTCGTGGTTTTGGTTCATGGAAAAGAGATAGTTTAGGACTGTTAAAATACACCTCGCTTTCCGAAGCGCTTAAGGTTGAATTTTTAGAAGATGAAGAGGTTTGGAATATTTTAAGATTAGAAGACTGGATTTTATTTCAATCTTTAGATCGTATTCATATTTACGATCAAGTTAAAAAAACATATAGTATAGTCAATTCTAAATCCAAAATTTCCAAGTTATTCAAGGTTGGTAAGCGTTTATATTTTCAGAATGTAAATAAAGGTTTGTATCAAATTGAAAATGGGGTTGATGTTTTGGTTTCTAGTGATGTTGTTCTCCAAGAAAATTTAATTGTAAATATTTTTAAGCAAAACGATGAGTTGCTTGTTCTTACTCAAGATCACGGGTTTTTCAAATATAGCAATGGTGAATTAGAACCATGGACCATTCCTTCGGAACATGTTTTAAATGGTGTAAGTGTTTTTAGTGGTATCCAACTTCAGGATCAAAGTTTTGTACTTGGCACTATTTCTAACGGTTTAATACATTTAACAAACGAAGGGCATGTAAAATACAGTATTACTCAATCTAACGGGTTAAGTAATAATACGGTGTTGTCACTGTTTGAAGATGAAGATCAAAATATTTGGTTAGGTTTAGATAATGGCATTAATTGTATAAATAGTAAATCGCCTTACCTGCAATATTTTGATAACGATGGGATGATAGGGAGCGTTTATGCTTCTAAAGTTTACAAGGGCATGTTGTATCTCGGCTCTAACCAAGGTTTGTTTTGTAAGCCTGTTAATAGTATTGATAAATTTGAGTTCGTCCCTAAAACGCAAGGACAAGTGTGGTGTTTAGATATTGTTGATGATAAGTTGTTTTGTGGTCACAATTCGGGAACTTATTTAGTTGAAGGTAAACAAGTCGAAAAAATATCTAACGCGCAAGGAACTTGGCAAATTAAAACGGTTCCAGACCGGAAAGATCTACTGATTCAGGGGAATTATAATGGATTCAATATTTTAGAGAAAGTTGATGGGAAATGGACTTTTCGGAATAAAATTGAAGGTTTTGATATTTCTAGTCGCTATTTTGAGTTTGTAGATTCACAACATATTTTAGTCAGTCATGAATACAAAGGTGTTTTTAAGGTTGAAGTTGATAGTGAGCTAAGCAGGGCTTTAAGTTTTAAGAAGGATGAATTAGTCGAAAAAGGATTAACCTCTAGTTTTGTAAAGTTTAATGACGAATTGTTATACACCACAAAAAATGGTGTTTTTAAATATCATAATACGAGTAATGCGTTTAAAAAAGATACGCTTTTAAGTCGGTTAATTCATTTTGATAGTTATTCTTCGGGTAAGTTAATTCCAGACTTAGAAACCAATAAATTATGGAGTTTATCAACCACAGGGTTAGATTATTTAACAGCGTCAAAATTAACCGGAGAGCAGAAAATAGAAACCATAATATTTCCTTCGGAAGTTAGAAAAGATATTATTGGTTTTGAAAATATTACGCATATTGACGATGAGCAATTTCTAATAGGGTCTGCAACTGGTTATTTTATTTTTGACTTAAATAAAATTGAAAGTTACCCTTCTAAAATAAGCATAAATCAAGTTGAAGTTAGTTCTTCTAAAGATGAAAACACCTTTAGGTTTGTTGATTTAAATAGCTCACAATCTTTTTTAAATAACGATAATAATTTAAAATTTAGCTATAGTATTCCTCAGTATTTAAAAATACAAAAGCCCGAATATCAATATAAGTTAGAAGGTTTTTATGATACATGGAGTAACTGGAGTAGTAGTGGAGAGGTGTTGTTTGAAAACTTGCCTTATGGCGATTATACCTTTGTGGTTAATGGCAGGGTAGGAAAATCTTTAACTCAAAATTCTGCATCGTACACATTTAGGATAGAGCGTCCATTCTTTCTTTCTAACAGGGCTTTATTAGGCTATGTTTTACTCATCATGTTGTTCTCATTTTTTATGCATATGGTTTATCAGCGTTATTATAAAAAGCAGCGTGAACGACTTTTAATAAAAAAAACAAGAGAATTTGAAGTAAAGGAACTGGAAAATAACCAGAAGCTTATGCGTTTTAAAAATGATAAACTTCGTGAAGATATTGAGGCTAAAAATAGAGAGCTAGGCATGTCTACCATGAATTTAATAAAAAAGAACGAGTTTTTAAATAGCTTAAAAAAGGAACTTACTGGTGTTGAAGATGGAAAAGCACTAAAACACGTTATAAAGATTATTGATAAAAACATTAATAATACGGACGATTGGAATCTGTTCCAAGAAGCTTTTAATAACGCAGATAAAGATTTCTTAAAAAAAATAAAGCAATTACACCCGAGTTTAACCGCCAACGATTTACGTTTATGTGCGTACTTACGTCTAAACTTATCTTCTAAAGAAATTGCTCCTTTATTAAATATCTCACCGCGTAGCGTTGAGGTAAAACGATATCGATTAAGAAAAAAAATGGAACTCGCTCACGAAACAAGCTTAACAAATTACATTTTAGAGTTGTAA